In uncultured Ilyobacter sp., a genomic segment contains:
- a CDS encoding amidohydrolase family protein, producing MVPWLFSHTFPEEKRFKDLKYAEQTYKNFINEIWKNGTTRSSVWGTLHKEPTELLIDLFLKSGLGAYVSKVNMDANTPEFLDEDTDSSLRETEEMIEKYLGKSQLVKPIITPRFIPTSSKELLKGLSKLSEKYSIPVQSHLSENLSEIDWVKELYPNSENYGSVYDLFGLFGQRPTLMAHCIHSDIEERTLMKKRGVFAVHCPTSNLNLGSGIMPIRKFMDEGIPVALGTDIGAGETCSMLRVMVSAIQMSKLAWMDSDKKLKFLSTSEAFYLATKGGGSFFGKVGSFEKGYEFDALIIDDSCFDMSSYPLEQRIQKFIYNGDDRNIIHRYVSGDLVKEPFPKSI from the coding sequence CTGGTACCATGGCTTTTTTCACACACATTCCCAGAAGAAAAAAGATTTAAAGATTTAAAATATGCTGAACAAACCTACAAAAACTTTATAAATGAAATCTGGAAAAACGGAACCACAAGATCATCTGTATGGGGAACACTTCACAAAGAACCTACGGAACTCTTAATTGATCTATTTTTGAAAAGTGGATTGGGAGCATATGTCAGCAAAGTTAATATGGATGCTAACACACCGGAATTCCTAGATGAAGACACAGATTCATCTTTAAGGGAAACAGAGGAGATGATCGAAAAATATTTGGGAAAATCTCAACTGGTAAAGCCGATAATAACCCCGAGATTCATCCCGACTTCTTCGAAGGAACTGCTCAAAGGACTCTCAAAACTTTCTGAAAAATATTCCATACCAGTTCAATCGCATTTATCTGAAAACTTGAGTGAGATAGATTGGGTGAAGGAACTTTATCCAAATTCAGAAAATTACGGATCGGTCTATGATCTGTTTGGACTTTTCGGACAAAGACCCACCCTCATGGCTCACTGTATTCACTCAGATATCGAGGAGAGGACACTCATGAAAAAACGTGGAGTTTTTGCAGTCCACTGCCCTACTTCCAATCTGAATTTAGGAAGCGGTATAATGCCCATTAGAAAATTCATGGACGAAGGAATTCCAGTGGCTCTAGGGACTGATATAGGGGCTGGTGAAACCTGCTCGATGCTTAGAGTAATGGTCTCGGCCATACAAATGTCCAAACTTGCATGGATGGATTCAGATAAAAAACTTAAGTTCTTGAGCACCTCAGAAGCATTTTATTTAGCTACAAAAGGCGGAGGAAGCTTTTTTGGAAAAGTTGGTAGTTTTGAAAAGGGATATGAGTTTGATGCTTTGATTATAGATGACAGCTGCTTTGATATGTCTAGCTACCCTCTTGAACAGAGGATTCAAAAATTCATCTATAACGGGGATGACAGAAATATTATCCACAGATATGTATCAGGTGATCTAGTAAAAGAGCCCTTTCCCAAAAGTATATAA
- a CDS encoding 3-hydroxyacyl-CoA dehydrogenase family protein, producing MKNITVVGAGTMGHGIAEAFAIHGYNVNLFDLSAEALKKAVAAIREELSILAREKVIKIDEIDEIIGRITLCEDLESAAKEADYIIESVLERLDIKKSLFKELDQLAPAEAIFASNTSSLKLSDMISEVSEKRKKNCIINHWYNPPHIMPIAELTFFGDTSQETYDKVEKLYKSIGKQIVKVLKEVDGLVANRIQQAVAREVFSLIEMEVAEPADIDRALKFGPAFRYCSTGQLEIADFGGLDIWKIVGDNLLAVMDNTQKANPLLEKKVEEGKLGLKSGEGFYKYEGTEASKTAKEAYTIKLLKQLKVSKDYI from the coding sequence ATGAAAAATATAACTGTTGTTGGGGCAGGTACTATGGGACATGGTATAGCTGAAGCCTTTGCCATTCATGGATATAACGTAAATCTCTTTGATCTGTCTGCCGAGGCACTCAAGAAAGCTGTAGCAGCCATAAGAGAAGAGCTTTCCATTCTTGCCAGAGAAAAAGTAATAAAAATAGATGAAATAGATGAAATAATCGGTAGAATAACTCTATGTGAAGACCTAGAATCTGCAGCAAAAGAGGCAGACTATATCATAGAATCTGTTCTTGAAAGATTGGATATAAAAAAGTCTCTTTTCAAGGAGCTTGATCAGTTGGCACCTGCTGAAGCCATATTTGCATCAAATACTTCTAGTCTTAAACTTTCAGATATGATCTCTGAGGTATCAGAAAAGAGAAAGAAAAACTGCATAATAAATCACTGGTATAACCCTCCACATATCATGCCCATTGCTGAGCTCACCTTCTTTGGCGACACCTCACAAGAGACCTATGATAAAGTGGAAAAACTTTACAAATCAATAGGCAAGCAGATAGTCAAAGTGCTCAAAGAGGTAGACGGATTAGTTGCCAACAGAATACAACAGGCAGTGGCCAGAGAGGTATTTTCACTGATAGAAATGGAAGTAGCAGAGCCTGCCGATATAGACAGAGCACTGAAATTCGGACCGGCATTCAGATACTGCAGTACAGGTCAGCTGGAGATAGCCGATTTCGGAGGTCTAGATATCTGGAAAATTGTTGGGGACAACCTCCTAGCCGTAATGGATAATACACAAAAGGCTAATCCATTGCTAGAAAAGAAGGTGGAAGAAGGGAAGCTTGGACTTAAATCGGGAGAAGGTTTTTATAAGTACGAAGGTACTGAGGCATCCAAGACAGCTAAAGAAGCTTACACCATAAAATTATTAAAGCAATTAAAAGTCTCTAAAGATTATATTTAA
- a CDS encoding PAS domain-containing protein → MNKRLKPYIQIVEFLGKVLGKNFEIILHDLENLDRSVVASANSTRKIGDSFWGPISSISDRISNKQLNFEQDYIINYDGLSKTGEPVKFSTFFIKDENNKTIGLLGINADYSDLETIKEKVDSLLNFDMMGKSENKDLDSIEVIASNIIDNTISEFKENNPEMSLDRKLKLIEEFNRKGVFLVKGTVQKIAKLLDISEPSIYRYLSKIKDTGE, encoded by the coding sequence ATGAATAAAAGACTTAAACCATATATTCAGATAGTAGAGTTTTTGGGAAAGGTTTTAGGCAAAAATTTTGAAATCATTCTCCATGACCTGGAGAATTTAGACCGATCTGTTGTAGCTTCAGCTAACAGTACCAGAAAAATAGGTGATTCTTTTTGGGGCCCTATAAGCAGCATAAGTGACAGAATTTCAAATAAGCAATTAAACTTTGAACAAGACTATATAATTAATTATGACGGTCTATCTAAAACTGGAGAACCTGTTAAATTCTCAACTTTTTTTATTAAGGACGAGAATAATAAAACCATAGGTCTACTTGGCATAAATGCAGATTATTCAGATTTAGAGACAATAAAAGAAAAGGTGGATTCACTCTTAAATTTTGACATGATGGGTAAAAGTGAAAATAAAGATTTAGACAGCATTGAGGTTATAGCATCAAATATTATCGACAATACAATAAGTGAGTTTAAGGAGAATAATCCTGAGATGAGCTTAGACAGAAAATTAAAACTTATAGAGGAGTTTAATAGAAAGGGTGTGTTTTTAGTCAAGGGAACTGTCCAGAAAATAGCTAAACTTTTAGATATATCAGAGCCTAGTATTTACAGATACCTAAGTAAAATTAAAGATACAGGTGAGTAG
- a CDS encoding TIGR00366 family protein — MSNNTQEISLSSDKGSFLWRFSKKFQFAADKVIPDSFVFCIILTLVIFVFGMVAGSSPIDLINGWYGKIWAMNGFAFQMSLMVIVCGAAAKSPQISAGLEKISKIAKTRNMAIVMLLIFGLASSVINWSFSLILTPIFARQLSKNVKGLHFPLLIAAGYSTMLLGQSWCPSASAYALLAGKDHFLVDQLGVMPQSLTTYNPINTVLFFIIAAVTIAIVIFTKAPADEIVSYDGEDDVVVAEEKSESAELTPADKMNNNKLIMFLLGIAGLIVIATSIISKGFLNSLNFNFVIFMFLVLNVFLYKTPTKFTGAFSDSIKSAAPVMIQFPFYSGIMGLMGVSGLATIMANAMISVATPNTMPLFAYLSASVVNLFVPSQGGQWIIQGPILVEAGKSVGAHMPTIVNAFILGDEATNLIQPLYVIPALSLVGMKLKSVWGFMAFIWFVWAIVTSLGLLILPSIL; from the coding sequence ATGTCTAATAACACTCAAGAAATATCGTTAAGCAGTGATAAGGGTTCATTTCTCTGGAGATTTTCCAAAAAGTTTCAATTTGCAGCAGATAAAGTAATACCTGATTCATTTGTATTCTGTATAATATTGACATTAGTAATCTTTGTGTTTGGTATGGTAGCAGGAAGTTCTCCAATTGATTTGATAAATGGTTGGTATGGTAAGATATGGGCCATGAACGGCTTCGCTTTTCAAATGTCTTTAATGGTTATAGTCTGTGGGGCTGCAGCCAAATCTCCACAAATCAGTGCTGGACTGGAAAAAATATCCAAGATAGCCAAAACACGTAATATGGCCATTGTTATGCTTTTAATATTTGGATTGGCTTCATCAGTTATAAACTGGTCATTTTCTTTGATTCTGACACCAATATTTGCAAGACAACTGTCTAAAAACGTAAAGGGTTTACATTTTCCACTGCTTATAGCAGCAGGATATTCCACTATGTTATTAGGTCAATCATGGTGTCCTAGTGCTTCTGCATATGCTCTACTTGCCGGTAAGGATCACTTCCTTGTTGATCAGCTAGGGGTTATGCCTCAAAGTTTGACAACTTATAATCCTATTAATACAGTTTTGTTTTTCATAATTGCCGCAGTTACAATAGCAATAGTAATCTTTACAAAAGCACCAGCTGATGAAATAGTTAGCTATGACGGAGAAGATGATGTGGTAGTTGCAGAAGAAAAATCTGAATCTGCCGAACTCACTCCTGCAGACAAGATGAACAACAATAAATTAATTATGTTCTTATTGGGAATAGCCGGATTAATTGTTATAGCAACATCTATAATTTCAAAGGGTTTCTTAAATTCATTGAATTTTAACTTTGTAATATTTATGTTCTTGGTATTAAATGTATTTTTATATAAGACACCTACAAAGTTTACAGGAGCTTTTTCTGATTCGATCAAGTCTGCTGCACCTGTAATGATACAATTTCCATTTTACAGTGGAATAATGGGACTTATGGGAGTTTCAGGTTTGGCTACCATAATGGCCAATGCGATGATTTCAGTAGCTACACCTAATACTATGCCTTTATTTGCATATTTATCAGCATCAGTAGTAAACCTATTTGTACCATCCCAGGGTGGGCAGTGGATTATACAGGGGCCGATTTTAGTAGAAGCTGGTAAGTCAGTGGGAGCACATATGCCTACAATTGTAAATGCCTTTATACTGGGAGATGAAGCAACTAACTTGATTCAGCCGTTGTATGTTATACCTGCATTATCATTAGTTGGAATGAAACTTAAGAGTGTTTGGGGATTCATGGCATTTATTTGGTTTGTATGGGCAATTGTAACTTCTTTAGGTTTACTAATTTTACCATCGATACTATAG
- a CDS encoding 3-keto-5-aminohexanoate cleavage protein codes for MKTIITVATTGAWPTKKDNPNVPLTPQEIADDVYECYKAGAAVAHLHMRDDEGKGTMDKNKFKETLKLIKEKCDIVINMTTSGDLNATDETRQAHLKELRPDMASYDCGSMNWGHSTLFINSPKFLEELGTTMLEHEVKPEIEIFDAGMIYNSLYYLKKGILKAPIHYQFVLGAPGGSTATVENLVYLKSLIPEGSTWSALGIGRGHLPILLTSLAMGGHVRVGLEDNVMYSKDELAKSNSQLVERAARIIKEFGNKVATPDEARDILGLKKEA; via the coding sequence ATGAAAACTATTATTACCGTAGCAACAACTGGTGCTTGGCCAACAAAAAAAGATAATCCAAATGTCCCGTTGACACCTCAGGAGATAGCAGATGATGTATATGAGTGCTATAAGGCCGGTGCAGCGGTAGCTCATTTACATATGCGTGATGATGAAGGCAAAGGGACAATGGACAAGAACAAATTTAAAGAAACATTGAAATTGATCAAAGAAAAATGTGACATTGTCATCAACATGACCACATCAGGAGACCTAAATGCCACTGACGAAACAAGACAGGCCCATCTCAAGGAGCTTAGACCTGATATGGCCTCTTATGACTGCGGTAGTATGAACTGGGGTCACTCTACTCTCTTTATAAATAGCCCTAAATTCTTAGAAGAATTGGGAACTACCATGCTAGAGCACGAGGTAAAGCCTGAGATAGAAATATTTGATGCCGGTATGATATATAACTCACTATATTATCTTAAAAAAGGAATTTTAAAAGCTCCTATACATTACCAGTTTGTTCTTGGGGCTCCAGGAGGAAGTACTGCCACTGTGGAAAATTTAGTCTATCTAAAAAGCTTGATACCTGAGGGATCTACATGGTCAGCTCTAGGTATCGGTAGAGGGCATCTTCCTATATTATTAACTTCTCTTGCCATGGGTGGCCACGTCAGAGTAGGGCTAGAAGACAATGTGATGTATTCTAAAGACGAGTTGGCAAAATCTAATAGTCAACTTGTAGAGAGAGCAGCCAGAATAATAAAAGAATTCGGAAACAAAGTAGCTACACCTGACGAGGCCAGAGATATACTTGGTCTAAAAAAGGAGGCATAA